The DNA segment TGCCGCCGGCCTCAAGCCCCATCGGCTGAAGACGTTCAAGTTCAGCAATGATCCGGATTTTGCTGAGAAGGTGACCGATATTGTCGGCCTCTACATGAATCCGCCGGAGAACGCAGTGGTCTTGAGCATTGATGAGAAGACCCAGATTCAGGCTCTTGACCGGACACAACCGATGCTGCCGCTCAGGCCGGGACAGGTACAGCGACGAACCCACGATTACAAGCGCAATGGCACCAGGAGTTTGTATGCTGCATTTGACATTTTAACGGGCCAGGTGCAGGGCAGGGTGACCCAAAGACATCGCGCAAAAGAATTTCTGGATTTCCTGCGTCAGGTGGAACGCAATACTCCAAAAGAACTCGATCTGCATCTGATTCTTGACAACAGTTCAACCCATAAAACGAAGCCAGTGAAGGCTTGGCTTGAGAGTCATCCACGGATCAAGGTGCATTTCACGCCAACCAGTGCTTCCTGGTTAAACGCAGTCGAAGGATGGTTTTCACAATTGGAGCGTCGAGCATTGTACCGTGGCGTTTTCTGCAGTGTCAATGATCTTCGCGATGCGATCCATCAATTCATCAAAACCTATAACGAAAAATTGGCCAAACCTTTCATTTGGAATAAAAAAGCATCGGCCATTCTCGATTCAGTTCAGCGTGCAAAAAATACTATTATTGCAACAACTAATTAACCGGACAGGACACTATGCATATTCTGGGCCTTCGTACATTTGTTCATTTTTCTTATATATGAAGTCCATGCCGCCCTGACCGCCTGCATCCATAGTTGTCTTATCATCATGGGTGTCTGTTTTGTGATTAAGATTAGAAAATTGAAATGCTCACCCGACCACCCACTGATTCAGCAAGAGGTGATTTCAGGCCCATCTGTTCAAACAATGAGAGACCTTACCAATGCCCCTGAGCCGCCTACATCTGCCGGCTTTCCGGCATAAAACTCCGAAACTGAAAAAAACAAAACCGACTGTCGATTTTCTGCAGCAGAAACAGCATCTACCGCACGTTCACCGAGCGGCAAATCAACCATGAATACCACTTATCAGTCAGTTATTCTTGTGCGAAAAATCCCGCGGTAAGGTTACCGCAACTGAACATCATTAGTGACGGATAACGACAAAACGAATCGTGAAAGCACGTCTCGCTACCGCTTGACGTGCTTTCATAACAAAGCTTATTTTTTTGAAGTAGCGGCTGCCGTGATGTCCTGCAATACCTGATTGACGGTAGCAACAGCGTTCCCGGCAAGATCTGCGGATGTTTTGCTCAAAGGCTCCAGAGCACCACTGAAAGCGTTAATCCCATTGGAAATCAGTTCAACCTGCATCTGCCCCAGTTTCCCAACCGTTTCCATGAGATTGTTGATTGCGTTTAAAGGTCATTAGCTGTTTCGTTTGCCATAACTGTTTATTTTTGGTTTGAAAAGACATGAAGAGACTATGCGAAAAAAACCAGGCAACAAGTCAAACTTTTCCTTGTGAAACCCTCTATTCCACTCTGAACTCTCTCAATCAAATCCATCATTACAGCCACGACAAACTCCACCTAAACCTTAGAAATACCACCTCAAATTACCTTACAGCAATTAACAACATCACAAACCTTTCTTCACCCCTAATAACAATCAAGGCTCAAAGGAAAAACAAAAAAATCACATTTATCACAAACAAAAATAACATAATTTTTGTAAGTTAAAATATTATTTGGCGCCGTTCCTCACGAAACAGACGACTTTTAAATTATTACACCAAGACGCCGGGTATTGGCAATGCTTTTCGATCGACAATACAAGCAATCCCCCCTCATTCATTCATCAAATTCACACAAAACCAGCAGCTTATCGGCAGCCAGGGCCAAACCCTCACAACCCGCTCCTTAATAGCAGGCAGGAAATGGAAACGCTGAGTAGCATAACAGAAAACTGAAACATCTCCTGCTGCACAGGACTAACCGCAACAATCAACAATGAAACGATATGACTATAGCTCAGTCAAAGCTCTTGTTTGAAACCCTCCTCTCGGATGAACCATTTCGCGATAGCATTCTTTCTGCCGGAAGTATGCTGGAATGCAAGGTATTGATAGAAGCCCGAGGCTTTGATTGTTCAATGTCTGAACTCAGAATGACACTCGAAAAGTACATCGAAGAACGAAATTTCGACAAGGAGCACAATTTTTCCTTATGGGAAAGCATCTTTCCGGAATAGCCAGTGCCACCATTTCAAGGAACGATTCGCTCAATCAGATACAACCAGGGCGTTTCCGCGCGGTATCAAGAAACACACCGCATTCCTCTTCAGCAGTATCGGTAGTAATTATTTCGCACCGGAGAGTTAACCTACATGCAAGTAAGCGCATATCAATCGACCGAAGTAACCGGTCACTTCGACAAAAAGTACAATGAGCAGTCCCTCCGACAGTTCACGCCCAAACAGAAATCCCGCAAGAAATGGCTTATAGTACAACCTGTAAGCAACACTAATATGATGGTTGATTCCGGCAGCGTGAGTATGCCGTCAAATCTCTCGATGGTCACTACACTTGCGGCTCATCTCTTCGATGTGACATTCGAAGAGCTGAAACCAAGACTGCGCCATTTCGACTGGGATAAGTACGACACCTATCGTTATATGTTCGCACCTGAGAACATGATCGGCGAAAAGCCACCCAAAAACTTCGTCAAGCTGCAAAAAGAGGTTTACAGAGGAGCCATCCCGCAGCGCATGCAAGGAAAGCCTCTGAATTGGGTCTGGCTGACCAATTACAAAATGAACCGTTTTACCGGCAAGCTGAAACCGGACCTTTACCTTTGATTCGATATCACTACGGTACATTCAGCCAACATTACGACAAATTGCAATCACTTTCTAAACACCGTTTTTATCATGACAGTAACAAAACGTTCAGGTATTATCGACAAAGCCAAAGCTCATCTCGAACTTCTCGACCCGGTTACCTGGATCAGTGCGTTTCCCTGCCTGGCTGGCGGGGTCATGGCTTCAGGTGCTATGCAGTCAAGCACCTACGATTACCTGCTTCTGTTTTTACTTTTCGTCATCTGGGGGCCTCTTGGTATTGGCTTCAGTCAGTCGGTCAACGACTACTTTGACCTTGAACTCGACAAAGTCAATGAACCTACACGTCCTATTCCGTCAGGACGCCTGACAGAGAAGGAGGCAATCTGGAACTGGAGTATCGTCCTGTTATTAGCTATTCTTATCAGTACCTGGATCGGCGTCCACATTGGAGGACAGCGCGGCTTTATTTTTACAAGCTGTCTTTTCATTGCACTTATTTTCGGCTACATTTACTCCGCCCCTCCTCTCAAGCTGAAAAAAAACATTTTCTTCTCGGCTCCTGCTGTAGGACTTTGTTACGGTTTTGTCACCTATCTCTCTGCCAATGCACTGTTTGGCGAAATTCGCCCGGAAGTTATCGGTCTGGCCGGGCTGAACTTCTTTATGGCTGTTGCACTTATCATTATGAATGATTTCAAATCTCAAGATGGTGACGCCAAAAGTGGAATGAAATCACTCACGGTCATGATCGGCTCGAGGAATACCTTTTTGGTTGCCTTTCTCATCATAGACCTTGTCTTTGCCGTGTTCGCCATTCTTGCCTGGACATGGGGCTTCCATATTTTGATGTATCTCATACTTGCCTCTCTCGCCGTGAACATCTTCATCCAGATTCCGATATACCGTGACCCGAAAACCGGGGCATCATTTATGCAAAATGCCGTTGATGACGGATTCGGAAACACCATAGGAAAAAGCGAAGTTCACGAACATAATGCCTTCCTGCGTTTTCAGGTCGTCAACAACATTCTTTTTCTCGTGAATCAGTTTTCCGCAGCGACCCTGATCGGTCTGAAGTATCTGTAATGCTTGTCACCATGCCACCATGCTCTTGGCTTGTCTTTACTTCCCCGCTCTTCCGGGGAAGTAAAATCTTGACCAAACGATCCTGCTCCTTGTGCTGAACGTTACTTCCGATAAGAGCCAGTAGCTTTTCATCTAAAAAATGTAACTTCTTCAATTGAGCGGCATTTAAATCAGTCTTATCGTTCATCAACAAACCATATTCATACAGCAGTCATTCGATACTCAACTTGAGGATCACAAACACAGTCAATAAGCCAAGAATCCTCCCTTTCATACAGTTTATTCCGTGTTCGATCCCAACCACTGGAGTCTAAGAACATGACCCATCCAGCCGACAACCAATCCGACACTACCGATTTCGCATTACTGGAATCTTTTGTGGAAGCCGTCTTTCTGATTGATATGAAAGGCTGTATACTCAATGCAAACTCATCATTTGCCAGAGAGTTTGGTAAATGCCGAAACGAATGTATCGGCGCTGATATCCATGCTCTCATTGTTACCCGTTTCAATTCATCGGCACTTGCTGAAAAATTCAAAACAAAAATTGAGAGCGTTTTCTATTCCGGGAAGAGAGCCGTTTCGGAAGAACAAATCAACGATACTTACAGGAAAATCACTATCAACCCTGTGCTCTCTCCAGAAAAAGAAATCGAACGACTGCTGGTAATCATCGAAGATATATCCGAGCAGAGGCACACTGACATTCAATGTAAAAAAGAACATTCCCTGAAAAATGCTGTGCTCGATATGATGCCCGGCTGCGCTGCAGCCCTGGATGCTGAAGGCCGATTACTTGTGTGGAACCAGTTCGCTCGCAAACTGATTCTTGGCAAGGGAACAAACAAAAAAAACGTTTCTGCAGATGATTTTTTCCCTGTAAAAGAAATTTTTCTCGACATCCTGAGTACCGGCAAAGAGAACAACAGCGAAGTAAAAATGTCCCCACCCGGCACAGGCGAGGAGCTCTGGATTGCAACCAGGGGAAAACGAATCACCATAAACGGGCAACAATGCGTTGTCGCTGTCGGGATCGATATCACTGAACAGAAACAAGCGGAAAAAGAGACTGAAAAAAGCCGGACAAGACTCACGATGGCGCTGGAAGCTGCTAAAGCCGGCGTCTGGGAATGGAACCCGAAAACAGGTGAAAGCATATGGTCGGATGAAATATGGGCATTGTACGGCCTTGAACCCTGCTGTAAAAAAACATCTTTTGAACTGTTTGCCAGCAGCATTCACCCTGACGACAGGAAAAGCACTCTTGAAACCTTACAAGCTGCAGCAGAAAACGAAACCGATCTCAATACCGAATACAGAGTTTGTCATCCGAACGGCTCTGTCCACTGGCTGATGTCCCGAGGAAAACCCTTGTTCGACTCAAAAGGAAAGATCGAACGTTACCTCGGAACGATCATCGACATCACCGAACGAAAAAAAATGGAACAGGCGCTGGCAGAAAGTAAAAAAAGATTCACGTTTGCACTGGAAGCCACGAATGCAGGAGTTTGGGAATGGGATCTGAAAGCCGACAATGTCTTCTGGTCGGACCGTATCTGGGCTTTATACGGTCTCGAACCCGACAGCTTGCCGACCGACCACAAGCTTTGCCAAAGCACCGTTCATCGTGCAGACAAGGATAAAACGTTTCAGGCTGTCATGTCTGCAGCAAGCAAAGAAATCGAAATCAATGTCGAATACCGTGTCTGCCATCCCGACGGCTCTATCCGTTGGCTTGCCTGCCGCGGCATGCCGTTGACCGATGCCGACCATAACCTGACTCGTTATATCGGAACGGTTATGGATATTACCGAACGCAAAGCTCTGGACACTTCTCTCAAGGAAAACGAGTTGCGGTTCCGAAGCATTTTCGATCACGCTCCTCTTGCCATAAGCATAGAAGATGTTGAAACCGGCACCTTGATCGATGCAAACACATCGTGGCTGAGTCTCCTCGGATACAGTGAGGAAGAAGTGATAGACAAGCCGGTATCACACCTCGGAGTCTATGCTGATATCAGTGAATCCGAGTACATCTCCGCTGCTTTTGAAAAGCGTGAAAAGATAAGCAACAAACCGGTAGTTCTTCGGAAAAGAAATGGCGAAATGATCAACGTTCTGTACTCATCGGAATTCATCACGCTCAATGAACAAGCTCTGGCTCTCGTTATGATGACGGACGTGACACTGCAAAAAACCCAGCAACAGAACATCAATCAACTTGAAAAGGCCGTTGCCGACCGCACAAAACAATTACAGGAAGAAGTGAAGCGACTCCAGCGTTTCCTGTCGATGATTTCTCATGAATACCGCACTCCCCTGGCCATTATTCGCACCAATCTTGACCTCGTTACGATGAAAAACAAGATGGGCGATTTTTCAAATAAAGAAGAATTCTTTAAAATAAACCGTGCCATTAACCGGCTCGTAGAGGTGTTGGAAGAATCCATTCAGGAAAGCCGCATTTCTGAATCGCACAAAAAATCAACATTAACCCAGTTCCAGATCGCTCCGGTCATCACTTCGCAGGTCGAAGTTTTTCGCAACATGTGGCTCGAACGCCCTGTAAAATATTCCGAATGCCTTAACCGGTGCGTAATGATAGGAGAACAATCCCAAATCAAGTTTGCAATTTTCAATCTACTGGACAACGCCCGGAAATATTCGCCAAAAGACTCAACTATTGAAATAGAATGCTGTTCCGAAGCCAGTGATGCTGTCATCAAAATACGAAACCAGGGAAACCGTGTTTCTCCGGATGAAGTAGAAAAGTTTTTTGAAAAGTATCAACGTGGCAGAAATTCCGTAAATACCGCTGGTGCAGGTCTCGGGCTATGGCTGGTAAGAAATATCATCGATCAGCATCACGGCAGCGTTACTCTTTCAACCAGCGACTCAGAAATCGAGGCAACCGTCCGTTTGCCACTTGTAAAAACAATCGCTCCCTCTTATGAACAATAACAAGCGAATCATCATTGTTGAAGATGACAAGGATTTTCGTGAAAGCATGGTAGAATCGCTTGTACTGTCCGGGTTCGATGTTACCGGTGTTGCTTCCGCCCTGGAGTTCTACCGTGAGCTCGCCACGAACAAATACCTTCTTGCCATTCTTGATCTCGGCCTTCCCGATCAGAATGGCATGGTACTTACCAAGTACATTCGAAGCAATACCGATATGCGTATCATTGTGCTGACAGCACAGTCATCCCTCGACAGCAGAATCACTGCCTATCAGGCCGGAGCGGACATCTATCTTCTCAAACCGGTTGACTTCTCCGAACTGGCGGCTTCAATACACAGCATCCTGGGACGTCTGGATTATCAATTCTTCGTTTCCCAAAAAGGAAACGATATCGAACCGGATTTGCTGAACAAAGAAACGAGAGAATGGCAGCTGATTCGCAGTGACAGGGACCTTTACAGCCCAAAGCATGAAATCATCAAACTCTCATCAAAGGAATTTGATCTGATCGAAGCACTGGCTTCATCCTCGAGCAAGATCGTTGCACGCCAGGATCTTTTAAACACTCTCGGCTATTCAAACAACAAATACGGCAACCGTTCTCTTGACGTCCTGATCTACCGCCTGCGCAAAAAAAAGGCAACGGGCAAAACAAGGATCCCTATTAAAACCTTTCACGGTTCCGGCTACGGTTTCTCAGCCCCGATTGCGATTGTCTGACAACCGTACTAACTGCATAGCAATGTTATCCAGCCTGCACAAAACGGGAGGGATTCCCTTACACTCTCTTCATATTGAAATTGATGCTGGTAAATTTCGCTGAGCGTTTCAAGGCAATTCCGGCGTCCTTCTTCAACGGATAAGATGTCCGAATAAGCTCCTCAAACGCCTGTTCACTTGTCGCCCCGACATCGTCATTTAAAAAAATAACACTGTCCCCGGTGACATCATCCGCATACCATTTCTGATAAAGCACCTGATAATCGCCAAGCGTTGTTTCCTGCTCAAAAATAACTGTAACCCCGTTTTCCTCAGGAACATTGTTAAACCTGGATGACATAAGAGATCAAAAAATAGTTTTAAAGAATTCTGCCCCTTTTATAGCAAACTCAGTTGGTCAAGGTAATAATCTTCCTTTTTTTTCATTACTGCTCTGGTACTGTCGTCACTATCCTCGTAACCCGTCAAATGCAATGCCGAGTGAATAGTGACGCGAAACAGTTCATTTTGAAAACTGGCGCCAAAACGTTTTGCATTTTTGTTAACGACATCAAGGGATATATAGAATTCACCATCAACGTCTTTTGCGGCACCATACTTGAATGTAACAGTATCAGTAGGATAATCATGTCCAAGAAAATCCTTGTTGATTCGATGTATCATCCTGTCCCCGCAAAAAACCGCAACAACCGACCCCACGGCATAGCCCTCGGATTCAATAACTTTTTCGATAATCACTTCAAGCTTTTTGTGCGGAATATCCCTTCTTGTGGTGTTGTAAAGCTCAAGCGACATGACTGCTTTCCTTTTCGACCGCCGCGATCCGGGCATCGATTTGTTTGAGGTTTCTGTAATGCGCCCTGTATTTCAAAATAACATCTTCATCAACATACTTTTTACCAATGACTTCAGTATGATCATAAAGGTACCCGATCAGCTTGTAGTTTGAAATGTGGGTTCTGAGGGTGCGTAATCGATAATCTCTGGAAATGTAATCGCCGATAGCGTCCTTGAGAACGCCGAGGTTAATACCCCGTTTGGCCGAGACGAAAAGAGCCTCCGGATATTTTTGGCGAAGCGAGCGAAGGGCCTCCTTATCTTCTACGGCATCAACTTTGTTGAAAACATTGATAATGTTCGTATGTTCTACCCCTATCTCCTGAAGCGTCTCGGTAACGATTCGTATTTGCTCTTCAAATCCTTCATGGCTCGAGTCGATCACGTGCAGCAGAAAATCAGCCTGCAAAACCTCGTCAAGCGTCGATCGGAAACTTTCAACAAGTCGATGAGGAAGCTTTCGAATAAATCCAACTGTATCGGAAAGCAACACCACTTTGTTGATTTTCAGCTGAAGTCGACGAGTCTTGGTATCGAGAGTTGCAAACAATCGATCTTCGGCATAAGCTCCTGTATTGGGACAAAGTCGGTTCATCAGAGTTGATTTTCCGGCATTCGTGTATCCAACAAGAGCTACACGTGGAATTTCACCACGCTCCTTTGTCTGTGTTGCATGCTGAAGAGCAACATCTCTGAGCTTTTTTTTCAGAAAAGAAATTCTCTTACGGACAAGCCGACGGTCCGTTTCTATCTGCGTTTCACCAGGCCCTTTTGTTCCGATCCCACCCTTCTGTTTTGAAAGATGGGTCCATAAACGTGTCAACCTGGGAAGCAGATATTCAAGCTGAGCAAGCTCAACCTGCATTTTCGCTTGTGCTGACTGAGCCCTGGTAGCAAAAATCTGCAGGATCAATTCGGTACGGTCCAGAACCTTGCAACCGAAAACACGCTCAAGATTCCTTGCCTGAACAGGGGAAAGATCATCGTCGAAAATAACAATATCGATCAGCCCACCTTTGATGAGGTGCTCCATTTCCTCAACTTTACCTCTGCCGAGAAACCATGCTGGATCTTTCTGTTTTCGCTCCTGAATAACACGTGAGACCACCTCTGCACCTGCAGTATCCGCCAGCAGTTCAAGTTCATTCAGATACTCTTCAGCGACCGATCTGGTTAGTTGCGGAAGAGAGCTAATGCCGACAAGCAGAGCTCGTTCCTTGGTTACTTCTTGGGTGATATAGGTATCCAATATCAAATAAATAATAAAAAGAATTAAACTACACGATGAAAGGCACTCCTGCCTCTCATCTTTACATATTGTTATATTAAGTGCTTTATTATATCTTGCCAACACTCCTTATAACTTAGTCGGCCTTTAGAAAGTTACACATTCTTTTCTTTCTTTGCTTTTAACGGGTTCCGGTGAAAGCCACGCTTACCAAAGCAGAAGATTTCAATGAATTACAGCTATAATGGAACAACAACTGTAAGTAGTTCTGGTAAAGAGCTTACGCTCGCAAATGCCTACCGATACTGCCGTCAGATAACAAGGCATCATGCGAAAACTTTTTACCTTGCAACGCTTTTTCTCTCGAAAAAACGGCGCAATCCAATATATGCTATGTATGCGCTGCTGAGAACAGTTGACGATCTGGTTGATCAGGCAGAAGACAAGCTGACCAACGGCAAGCTGGCCAAGGCGGAAATGAGCTCCATGATGGCTGACTGGAAAACCAGGCTAAACGAATGCTACCAGGGAAACCACCACAACGACCCGATCATGATGGCTTGGCAGGATACTCTTGAAAGCTGCCATATACCAATTGAGCTACCTCTGGATCTTATGGATGGCGTAGCTATGGATATTGATTTCAAACCATTTCAAACATTTGACGACCTCTATGTCTACTGTTATAAGGTAGCCTCGGTTGTCGGCCTCATGTGTTCGGAAATTTTCGGGTACCGCGATAAAAAAGCCCTTGATCATGCGATTGAACTCGGTATAGCCATGCAACTTACCAACATTCTGCGTGACGTCGGTGAAGATGTCGACCGGGGCAGAATCTATCTTCCTCTTGAAGATCTTGATCGTTTCGAGTACACACAGGAAGAATTTATGCAAAAACGGATAAACGAAAATTTCATAGAGTTGATCAAGTTCCAGATTGCCCGCGCTCGAAGCTACTATACCGCATCCGAGCAAGGAGTCCCAATGCTGGAAAAAGACAGCAGGCTTGCGGTTAAAATCAGTAGCCTGAATTACAGTGACATCCTAAGGACCATTGAAGACAACAACTACGATGTTTTTTCCCGAAGGGCTTACAGGTCTCTCTACCAGAAACTGCGGACCATCCCTGTTATCTGGTACAAAATGCACGCTCCCGGGTAGAGCCATATCATCATCAACACACAAT comes from the Prosthecochloris marina genome and includes:
- a CDS encoding IS630 family transposase yields the protein MAPKNKLYPVRPLDKPVLEKCIRSHTESRNLVFRSQILLRCDAGQSVQSVAQELETTANTVYKWLNRYQRSGLDGIKDLPRPGQPKKASGHKVKEVLRMTQTQIPREATHWSLRLMAKHAGLTIWQVQQIWHAAGLKPHRLKTFKFSNDPDFAEKVTDIVGLYMNPPENAVVLSIDEKTQIQALDRTQPMLPLRPGQVQRRTHDYKRNGTRSLYAAFDILTGQVQGRVTQRHRAKEFLDFLRQVERNTPKELDLHLILDNSSTHKTKPVKAWLESHPRIKVHFTPTSASWLNAVEGWFSQLERRALYRGVFCSVNDLRDAIHQFIKTYNEKLAKPFIWNKKASAILDSVQRAKNTIIATTN
- a CDS encoding chlorosome envelope protein B: METVGKLGQMQVELISNGINAFSGALEPLSKTSADLAGNAVATVNQVLQDITAAATSKK
- a CDS encoding UbiA family prenyltransferase; this translates as MTVTKRSGIIDKAKAHLELLDPVTWISAFPCLAGGVMASGAMQSSTYDYLLLFLLFVIWGPLGIGFSQSVNDYFDLELDKVNEPTRPIPSGRLTEKEAIWNWSIVLLLAILISTWIGVHIGGQRGFIFTSCLFIALIFGYIYSAPPLKLKKNIFFSAPAVGLCYGFVTYLSANALFGEIRPEVIGLAGLNFFMAVALIIMNDFKSQDGDAKSGMKSLTVMIGSRNTFLVAFLIIDLVFAVFAILAWTWGFHILMYLILASLAVNIFIQIPIYRDPKTGASFMQNAVDDGFGNTIGKSEVHEHNAFLRFQVVNNILFLVNQFSAATLIGLKYL
- a CDS encoding PAS domain S-box protein, with product MTHPADNQSDTTDFALLESFVEAVFLIDMKGCILNANSSFAREFGKCRNECIGADIHALIVTRFNSSALAEKFKTKIESVFYSGKRAVSEEQINDTYRKITINPVLSPEKEIERLLVIIEDISEQRHTDIQCKKEHSLKNAVLDMMPGCAAALDAEGRLLVWNQFARKLILGKGTNKKNVSADDFFPVKEIFLDILSTGKENNSEVKMSPPGTGEELWIATRGKRITINGQQCVVAVGIDITEQKQAEKETEKSRTRLTMALEAAKAGVWEWNPKTGESIWSDEIWALYGLEPCCKKTSFELFASSIHPDDRKSTLETLQAAAENETDLNTEYRVCHPNGSVHWLMSRGKPLFDSKGKIERYLGTIIDITERKKMEQALAESKKRFTFALEATNAGVWEWDLKADNVFWSDRIWALYGLEPDSLPTDHKLCQSTVHRADKDKTFQAVMSAASKEIEINVEYRVCHPDGSIRWLACRGMPLTDADHNLTRYIGTVMDITERKALDTSLKENELRFRSIFDHAPLAISIEDVETGTLIDANTSWLSLLGYSEEEVIDKPVSHLGVYADISESEYISAAFEKREKISNKPVVLRKRNGEMINVLYSSEFITLNEQALALVMMTDVTLQKTQQQNINQLEKAVADRTKQLQEEVKRLQRFLSMISHEYRTPLAIIRTNLDLVTMKNKMGDFSNKEEFFKINRAINRLVEVLEESIQESRISESHKKSTLTQFQIAPVITSQVEVFRNMWLERPVKYSECLNRCVMIGEQSQIKFAIFNLLDNARKYSPKDSTIEIECCSEASDAVIKIRNQGNRVSPDEVEKFFEKYQRGRNSVNTAGAGLGLWLVRNIIDQHHGSVTLSTSDSEIEATVRLPLVKTIAPSYEQ
- a CDS encoding response regulator transcription factor, giving the protein MNNNKRIIIVEDDKDFRESMVESLVLSGFDVTGVASALEFYRELATNKYLLAILDLGLPDQNGMVLTKYIRSNTDMRIIVLTAQSSLDSRITAYQAGADIYLLKPVDFSELAASIHSILGRLDYQFFVSQKGNDIEPDLLNKETREWQLIRSDRDLYSPKHEIIKLSSKEFDLIEALASSSSKIVARQDLLNTLGYSNNKYGNRSLDVLIYRLRKKKATGKTRIPIKTFHGSGYGFSAPIAIV
- the ybeY gene encoding rRNA maturation RNase YbeY; translation: MSLELYNTTRRDIPHKKLEVIIEKVIESEGYAVGSVVAVFCGDRMIHRINKDFLGHDYPTDTVTFKYGAAKDVDGEFYISLDVVNKNAKRFGASFQNELFRVTIHSALHLTGYEDSDDSTRAVMKKKEDYYLDQLSLL
- the hflX gene encoding GTPase HflX, producing the protein MDTYITQEVTKERALLVGISSLPQLTRSVAEEYLNELELLADTAGAEVVSRVIQERKQKDPAWFLGRGKVEEMEHLIKGGLIDIVIFDDDLSPVQARNLERVFGCKVLDRTELILQIFATRAQSAQAKMQVELAQLEYLLPRLTRLWTHLSKQKGGIGTKGPGETQIETDRRLVRKRISFLKKKLRDVALQHATQTKERGEIPRVALVGYTNAGKSTLMNRLCPNTGAYAEDRLFATLDTKTRRLQLKINKVVLLSDTVGFIRKLPHRLVESFRSTLDEVLQADFLLHVIDSSHEGFEEQIRIVTETLQEIGVEHTNIINVFNKVDAVEDKEALRSLRQKYPEALFVSAKRGINLGVLKDAIGDYISRDYRLRTLRTHISNYKLIGYLYDHTEVIGKKYVDEDVILKYRAHYRNLKQIDARIAAVEKESSHVA
- a CDS encoding phytoene/squalene synthase family protein, with the translated sequence MNYSYNGTTTVSSSGKELTLANAYRYCRQITRHHAKTFYLATLFLSKKRRNPIYAMYALLRTVDDLVDQAEDKLTNGKLAKAEMSSMMADWKTRLNECYQGNHHNDPIMMAWQDTLESCHIPIELPLDLMDGVAMDIDFKPFQTFDDLYVYCYKVASVVGLMCSEIFGYRDKKALDHAIELGIAMQLTNILRDVGEDVDRGRIYLPLEDLDRFEYTQEEFMQKRINENFIELIKFQIARARSYYTASEQGVPMLEKDSRLAVKISSLNYSDILRTIEDNNYDVFSRRAYRSLYQKLRTIPVIWYKMHAPG